The following is a genomic window from Thaumasiovibrio subtropicus.
TTCAGTGAGAGCCGCTTTTGAGGCTAACCCTGAGCAAATCGCCTGTATTATTGTCGAGCCTGTAGCTGGCAATATGAACTGTATTCCACCAAAAGCCGACTTCCTGCCTGGCCTTCGTTCCCTGTGTGATGAGTATGGTGCTGTGCTGATCTTCGATGAAGTCATGACAGGTTTCCGTGTCGCTCTGGGTGGCGCACAAGCTTACTACAAGGTGAAACCAGACCTCACCACTCTCGGTAAAGTGATTGGTGGCGGGATGCCTGTCGGCGCATTTGGTGGCCGTCGTGACATCATGGAATTTATTGCCCCAACTGGCCCTGTCTATCAAGCGGGTACCCTTTCCGGTAACCCAATCGCGATGGCGGCTGGCCGCGCGAGCTTGAGTTTGATCCGCGCGGAAGGCAATGAAGAAAAGCTAGCAGCAATCACAGCGCAGCTCGCGAACGGTTTTAAAGCTCTCGCTGACAAACACGGCGTGCCTTTACTGGTTCACCAAGTCGGCGGTATGTTCGGTTTCTTCTTCACCGAGCAAACAGCAGTCAGCACTTACGAAGATGTCGCCAAATGTGACGTAGAGAAGTTTAAGCGCTTCTTCCACCTGATGTTGGATCAAGGCATTTACCTTGCGCCGTCAGCCTTTGAAGCGAGCTTTACGTCGCTTGCGCATGGCGACAAAGAGATCGAGGCGACACTGAACGCTGCCGATAACGCCTTTGCCGCGTTAGCAAAAGGCTAATGTGACAAGTACCTCGCCCGCTGTTCATGTTGAGTTAAACAAAGTAACAGTAGCATCAGTGAGTTAGTCATCTACCGTTTTGAAGCCACCTTTGATAAGGTGGCTTTTTTGTCATCAATACGCGTTACGATAAATCACTACAGCCTGTCGCAAATAAGGAGCTTTTGTGAGTAAACAACTCAAAGTTGAGCCTCGTCATTGGATATTGATTGGTGCCCTGCTCGTGGCAGTCTATGCCAGTTATCGACTTGTTCAACCTTACCTTGGCCCGATTGTGATGGCCTTTATCTTGTCGTTACTCTTTTATCCGGTTCATGATCGGATCGAGAAACGACTCGGCAACAAGCAAAACCTCGCCTCACTCGCTTCCTGTAGCATTATGACCTTCATTATTGTTATTCCGGTCATTCTGGTTTTGATTGCCATCTTGAATCAAGGTGTCACTTTCTCGAAAAACACCATTGCATGGTTAGGAAGTGGGGGTGCACAAACCATTGTCGAACATCCTTATGTCGAGACGACATTTCGACTCATCGACCAATACTCACCGCTCGATGGCTTAGATCCTCAAAACTTAGTGGAAAAAGCCACTACGTTTGCGACCAGTATGGGCTCTCAAATGCTCAACATCAGTGCGAAGATTGTCGGCGACGTGACCAACCTGGTGATCAACTTCATCCTGATGCTCTTTATTCTCTTCTTCTTGCTCCGCGATCATGAAAAGATCGTTCATAACTTGCGTTTAGCGATCCCGCTATCACGCAGCCAAGAAGATGTCTTGCTTGATGAGCTAGAGAACATCTCTAAATCAGCGATCTTGGGTTCATTTCTCACCGCGATTGCCCAAGGATTGGCGGGTGGCTTTGCGATGTGGCTGGTCGGCTTCCCGGGTCTCTTCTGGGGCACCATGATGGCGTTTGCCTCGTTTATCCCCGTGGTCGGTACGGCGCTCATCTGGGTACCAACAGCCATCTACCTGTTACTGATCGGAAGTTGGGAATGGGCGGCCTTCATGGCATTTTGGGGTGCGGTGGTCGTCGGCTCTATCGACAATTTGCTACGCCCTTTTCTCATGCAAGGTAACTCTGGCATGAATACCCTACTGA
Proteins encoded in this region:
- the hemL gene encoding glutamate-1-semialdehyde 2,1-aminomutase encodes the protein MTKSAELFAKAQQTIPGGVNSPVRAFAGVGGDPVFIQRAEGAYIYDADDKAYVDYVGSWGPMILGHNHPEIRDAVVNAAQHGLSFGAPTEAEITMAELVSELVPSMEMVRMVNSGTEATMSAIRLARGFTNRDKIIKFEGCYHGHADCLLVKAGSGALTLGHPSSPGVPADFAKHTLTCTFNDLDSVRAAFEANPEQIACIIVEPVAGNMNCIPPKADFLPGLRSLCDEYGAVLIFDEVMTGFRVALGGAQAYYKVKPDLTTLGKVIGGGMPVGAFGGRRDIMEFIAPTGPVYQAGTLSGNPIAMAAGRASLSLIRAEGNEEKLAAITAQLANGFKALADKHGVPLLVHQVGGMFGFFFTEQTAVSTYEDVAKCDVEKFKRFFHLMLDQGIYLAPSAFEASFTSLAHGDKEIEATLNAADNAFAALAKG
- a CDS encoding AI-2E family transporter encodes the protein MSKQLKVEPRHWILIGALLVAVYASYRLVQPYLGPIVMAFILSLLFYPVHDRIEKRLGNKQNLASLASCSIMTFIIVIPVILVLIAILNQGVTFSKNTIAWLGSGGAQTIVEHPYVETTFRLIDQYSPLDGLDPQNLVEKATTFATSMGSQMLNISAKIVGDVTNLVINFILMLFILFFLLRDHEKIVHNLRLAIPLSRSQEDVLLDELENISKSAILGSFLTAIAQGLAGGFAMWLVGFPGLFWGTMMAFASFIPVVGTALIWVPTAIYLLLIGSWEWAAFMAFWGAVVVGSIDNLLRPFLMQGNSGMNTLLIFFSIMGGLQLFGLLGLIYGPIIFALTIVLFKLYQSEFKEFLEKQDTC